A genome region from Setaria italica strain Yugu1 chromosome III, Setaria_italica_v2.0, whole genome shotgun sequence includes the following:
- the LOC101776050 gene encoding probable mediator of RNA polymerase II transcription subunit 26b: MADGLDRWRDFFRGAGAGICDVIENAILVAAADAPRELLHRRDRIAERLFTAHRRDAAVPAPPSLGSAAASATPATPIEEDKGSVRRVAEKESKVDSSSNGAHGGGHGHGEEDDDSDSDDERLRRAAASNYGHNYDDDDDDDQEEEDEQQHAADDAEEEEENHEAEELEALTNEIDEESQIVGEVLRIKDLLLHKEDHSDATLFESLRRLQLMQLSVSTLKATEIGRAVNRLRKHNSQQIRHLVRTLIEGWKVLVDEWVSTTNAALADNSPGSSNPSVVDEEDEEGLPSPPLDEGAFFATQPTSIQLSEFFDEMDEDGNLRHNSDASLGNKRGNNGGRPANYSAIAMQEPPRRSPGAVEKVQFRRPEPARQEPPMRQANLQKPQSSSLQVKPHGMLNDNKQSKPSSYESGPGRPLKAAPLQKPSGDMKPKQTHTAVERRPTTSQMDKSRLAAQSSSGARLELAKPKVYDDGLDNNRKLEAAKRRLQERYQEAENAKRQRTIQVMELGDIPKPKHQNRQPMVKSRNNLRNWANGRR; this comes from the exons atggccgaCGGGCTGGATCGGTGGCGCGACTTCTTccgtggcgccggcgccggcatctGCGACGTGATCGAGAACGCCATCctcgtggcggcggccgacgcgccGCGGGAGCTGCTGCACCGCCGCGACCGCATCGCCGAGAGGCTCTTCACCGCGCACCGCCGCgacgcggcggtgccggcgccgccgtccctcgGCAGCGCCGCGGCGTCCGCCACGCCGGCCACGCCCATCGAGGAGGACAAGGGCAGCGTGCGCCGCGTCGCCGAGAAGGAGAGCAAGGtagacagcagcagcaacggcgCCCACGGCGggggccacggccacggcgaaGAGGACGACGATTCGGATTCCGACGACgagcgcctccgccgcgccgcggcgagcaACTACGGCCACAActacgatgatgatgatgatgacgaccaagaggaggaggatgagcagCAGCACGCGGCGGATGAtgcggaggaagaggaagagaaccATGAGGCTGAGGAGCTCGAGGCGCTCACCAATGAGATCGACGAGGAGTCACAGATCGTCGGTGAGGTCCTCCGCATCAAGGACCTTCTTTTGCACAAGGAAGATCAT TCGGATGCCACTTTGTTTGAGTCCCTGAGAAGGCTGCAGTTGATGCAATTGTCTGTCTCCACTCTAAAG GCTACTGAGATTGGGAGGGCTGTTAATCGGCTGCGGAAGCACAACTCACAGCAGATTCGCCACCTCGTGCGCACTCTCATTGA AGGTTGGAAAGTTCTGGTTGATGAGTGGGTTAGTACTACAAATGCTGCCCTGGCAG ATAACTCCCCTGGCTCTTCAAATCCTTCTGTTGtcgatgaagaagatgaagaagggcTTCCTTCCCCACCTTTAGATGAAGGGGCCTTCTTTGCAACCCAGCCAACTTCTATTCAACTCTCTGAG TTCTTTGATGAAATGGATGAAGATGGAA ACTTGAGACATAACAGTGATGCAAGCCTTGGAAACAAGAGGGGAAATAATGGTGGAAGGCCTGCAAACTATTCAGCAATTGCAATGCAAGAACCTCCTCGACGTTCTCCTGGAGCTGTTGAAAAAGTTCAATTCAGGAGGCCAGAACCGGCGAGGCAAGAGCCACCAATGAGGCAAGCAAACCTGCAGAAACCTCAAAGTTCAAGTTTGCAAGTGAAACCTCATGGCATGCTCAACGATAACAAGCAATCTAAGCCCTCAAGTTATGAATCTGGGCCTGGGAGACCATTGAAGGCAGCTCCACTGCAGAAACCCTCTGGTGACATGAAACCTAAACAAACTCACACTGCTGTCGAGAGAAGGCCTACGACGAGCCAGATGGAT AAATCAAGGCTCGCCGCACAATCTTCATCAGGAGCCAGGCTAGAGTTGGCAAAGCCAAAGGTCTATGATGATGGTTTGGATAATAACAGGAAGCTGGAAGCAGCAAAGAGAAGGCTCCAGGAGCGGTACCAGGAAGCTGAGAATG CCAAAAGGCAGCGCACGATACAAGTAATGGAGCTGGGTGACATACCAAAGCCCAAGCATCAAAACAGACAACCTATGGTGAAGTCCCGGAATAACCTTAGGAATTGGGCGAACGGGCGGCGCTAA